A DNA window from Massilia putida contains the following coding sequences:
- a CDS encoding maltoporin encodes MRMPTIALALLALAYCLPASAVDVQNYLRANAAANSEGGGQTCFGLAGAGAKYRLGNECGVYGEMLLGQRLVQGDAGEDVKAYAMLNLGNAAASNNAKRPEGGWKIGLPQAYLAIEHVSGLGDAALWIGRRYYKREGVNANDFLYWNPSGMGVGIENVPLGPMKFSYAYLHDDQQTMPIMRVGDTANRHDFQLRGVPVNPDGTLELGLALIRSDGERGHHGGSMLTVQHRQRILAGAGDNRLAVQWGTGAGTDNGATGDISNGHDVHRLRVVESWYAQVTRRFGGELVAVWQRDTAHDAAKAKTWASAGGRMSYALLEHVKLLADVGHDRVAPQNGDVRRLTKVTGAIALTTAPGYFDRPELRLFFTHAHWNEAARAAARTNDPLAANGVFGTALSGYTVGVTFENCW; translated from the coding sequence ATGCGCATGCCTACCATCGCGCTGGCGCTGCTCGCGCTCGCGTATTGCCTTCCCGCGTCCGCCGTGGACGTCCAGAACTACTTGCGCGCCAATGCTGCCGCGAACAGCGAAGGCGGTGGCCAGACCTGCTTCGGCCTCGCCGGCGCGGGTGCGAAGTACCGGCTGGGGAACGAGTGCGGCGTCTATGGCGAAATGCTGCTGGGCCAGCGCCTCGTGCAGGGCGACGCCGGCGAAGACGTGAAGGCCTATGCGATGCTCAACCTGGGCAACGCAGCCGCGTCGAACAATGCGAAGCGCCCCGAGGGCGGCTGGAAGATCGGCCTGCCGCAGGCCTATCTGGCCATCGAACACGTGAGCGGATTGGGTGACGCGGCGCTGTGGATCGGACGCCGCTACTACAAGCGCGAAGGCGTGAACGCCAACGACTTCCTGTACTGGAATCCGTCGGGCATGGGCGTCGGTATCGAGAACGTGCCGCTGGGCCCGATGAAGTTCAGCTATGCCTACCTGCACGACGACCAGCAGACGATGCCGATCATGCGCGTCGGCGACACGGCGAACCGGCACGATTTTCAACTCCGCGGCGTGCCCGTGAATCCGGACGGCACCTTGGAACTCGGCCTGGCGCTGATCCGCAGCGACGGTGAGCGTGGCCACCACGGCGGGTCGATGCTCACCGTGCAGCACCGCCAGCGCATCCTGGCCGGCGCCGGCGACAATCGTCTCGCGGTGCAGTGGGGGACGGGCGCGGGCACGGATAATGGCGCGACGGGCGACATCAGCAACGGCCACGACGTGCACCGGCTGCGCGTCGTCGAGAGCTGGTATGCGCAGGTCACGCGGCGCTTCGGCGGAGAGCTCGTCGCCGTCTGGCAGCGCGACACGGCGCATGATGCCGCGAAGGCGAAGACGTGGGCCTCGGCGGGCGGGCGCATGTCGTATGCGCTTCTTGAGCACGTGAAGCTGCTGGCGGACGTGGGCCACGACCGCGTCGCGCCGCAGAACGGCGATGTGCGCCGGCTGACCAAGGTCACGGGCGCGATCGCGCTGACGACCGCGCCGGGTTACTTCGACCGTCCCGAGCTGCGCCTGTTTTTCACGCACGCGCACTGGAACGAGGCCGCGCGCGCGGCCGCGCGGACGAACGATCCGCTGGCCGCCAACGGCGTGTTCGGCACGGCGCTGTCCGGCTATACCGTCGGCGTCACGTTCGAAAACTGCTGGTGA
- a CDS encoding carbohydrate kinase family protein, which produces MADFPVFVAAGEALTDMIVDDTGATRWHSVTGGSTWNVARAMAKLGAPSAFAGAVSRDVFGDQLWRATLDAGLDERFLQRLDKSPLLAIVHRLDPPSYFFVGDDSADLHFDAAQLPQGWHTACRWAHFGGISLARRPLAGKLVALAESLKAQGVRISYDPNFRALMDENYDPTLRRMTALADVVKVSEEDLVGLLRTTDADAAFVTLRGWNPDASYLYTKGAAGASLHTPDGAWNVAAPRIMPVDTVGAGDASIAALAWSMLHAPGRDGLSHLRFAVAAGAAACLAAGATPPSLAAIDTLLAGMHA; this is translated from the coding sequence ATGGCCGACTTTCCCGTATTCGTCGCCGCCGGCGAAGCGCTCACCGATATGATCGTGGATGACACCGGCGCCACGCGCTGGCACAGCGTGACGGGCGGCTCGACGTGGAACGTGGCGCGCGCGATGGCGAAGCTGGGTGCGCCCAGCGCGTTCGCCGGCGCCGTCAGCCGCGACGTGTTCGGCGACCAGCTGTGGCGCGCCACGCTCGACGCGGGCCTGGACGAGCGCTTCCTGCAGCGTCTCGATAAATCGCCGCTGCTCGCGATCGTGCACCGGCTCGACCCGCCCAGCTATTTCTTCGTCGGCGACGACAGCGCCGACCTGCACTTCGACGCCGCGCAACTGCCGCAAGGCTGGCACACGGCTTGCCGCTGGGCGCATTTCGGCGGCATCAGCCTCGCGCGCCGGCCGCTCGCGGGCAAGCTCGTCGCGCTGGCGGAGAGCCTGAAGGCGCAAGGCGTGCGCATCAGCTACGACCCGAACTTCCGCGCGCTGATGGACGAGAACTACGACCCGACCCTGCGCCGCATGACGGCCCTGGCCGACGTCGTCAAAGTGTCGGAAGAAGACCTCGTCGGCCTGCTGCGCACGACTGACGCGGATGCGGCCTTTGTCACGCTGCGCGGCTGGAACCCGGACGCCAGCTACCTGTACACGAAGGGTGCGGCCGGCGCCTCGCTGCATACGCCGGACGGCGCGTGGAATGTGGCGGCGCCGCGCATCATGCCCGTGGACACGGTCGGCGCGGGCGACGCCAGCATCGCCGCGCTGGCCTGGAGCATGCTGCATGCGCCCGGTCGCGACGGTCTCTCTCACCTGCGCTTCGCCGTCGCGGCAGGCGCCGCGGCCTGCCTCGCGGCCGGCGCCACGCCGCCGTCGCTGGCGGCAATCGATACGCTGCTGGCGGGCATGCATGCTTGA
- a CDS encoding carbohydrate kinase family protein, translating to MQAQRLPRYVVFGEALTDMIRQDDGTWRSLPGGSCWNVARVGARLGLRTGYAGAVSMDAFGDEIAEAGSAAGLDARFLQRVDAPPFIAMVTSRHPPRYVFLGENSADLHFRPELLPDGWLDAADVIHVGSLALARGPLARRLVEQALMARQAGKRIAFDPNFRNAMRDASYRPTFELIAGLASHIKVSDEDLEGLFPGYALHDALAALRALAPDAEILFTRGADGLSLIRGDHVLDAPAYRVDVVDTVGCGDASMAGWISGLLLHPEMPPARQLERIAAVAATAAMHAGPYAPTAQEVDALLD from the coding sequence ATGCAAGCACAACGACTCCCCCGTTACGTGGTCTTCGGCGAAGCGCTGACCGACATGATCCGCCAGGACGACGGCACCTGGCGCTCGCTCCCCGGCGGCTCCTGCTGGAACGTGGCGCGCGTGGGCGCCCGCCTGGGACTGCGCACGGGTTATGCCGGCGCCGTCAGCATGGATGCCTTCGGCGACGAGATCGCGGAGGCAGGCAGCGCGGCCGGCCTGGACGCGCGCTTCCTGCAGCGCGTCGACGCGCCGCCGTTCATCGCGATGGTGACGTCGCGCCATCCGCCCCGCTACGTCTTCCTGGGCGAGAACAGCGCGGATCTGCACTTCCGCCCCGAGCTGCTGCCCGACGGCTGGCTCGACGCGGCCGACGTGATCCACGTGGGCAGTCTCGCACTGGCACGCGGACCGCTGGCGCGGCGCCTGGTGGAACAGGCCCTGATGGCGCGCCAGGCCGGCAAGCGCATCGCCTTCGATCCGAACTTCCGCAACGCGATGCGCGACGCGTCGTACCGGCCCACGTTCGAACTGATCGCGGGCCTCGCCAGCCACATCAAGGTGTCCGATGAAGACCTGGAAGGCCTGTTCCCGGGATATGCGCTGCACGATGCCCTGGCCGCGTTGCGCGCGCTGGCGCCCGATGCCGAGATCCTGTTTACGCGCGGTGCCGATGGTCTGTCGCTGATCCGCGGCGACCACGTGCTGGATGCGCCGGCGTACCGCGTGGACGTCGTCGACACCGTCGGCTGCGGCGACGCCTCGATGGCCGGCTGGATCAGCGGCCTACTGCTCCACCCGGAGATGCCGCCGGCGCGCCAGCTTGAGCGCATCGCGGCGGTGGCCGCCACGGCCGCCATGCACGCCGGACCCTATGCGCCCACGGCGCAAGAAGTTGACGCTCTGCTCGACTAA
- a CDS encoding ABC transporter permease subunit — MQTLKSSLPTAPGASAHGGVKQAFSRMFATMGMLPVLVALYIVFYFLTGYFAEDGVSNFATMANTMNVLRQSSINLVLATGMTFVILTGGIDLSVGSVLAVSAVLGMIASLPGHAPALSLPIFLLAGLGMGLLNGLLVAVFKINPFVVTLGTMTALRGTAYLLADGTTILNREIPTFEWIGNDSFAGLPWLVWVAAALVLAAWFILRRTVLGMHVYAVGGNPQAARLTGIKVGLVLVFVYAFSGLCAGTAGAMSASRLYGANGNWGSGYELDAIAAVVLGGTSLMGGVGTIWGTVTGALIIGLLNNGLTILGLSSFWQYVAKGTVIVLAVMLDKWRYQQQAN, encoded by the coding sequence ATGCAAACTCTGAAATCATCCCTTCCCACCGCGCCGGGTGCAAGCGCGCATGGCGGCGTCAAGCAGGCCTTCTCGCGCATGTTCGCGACGATGGGCATGCTGCCCGTGCTCGTCGCGCTGTACATCGTGTTCTACTTCCTGACCGGGTACTTCGCCGAAGACGGCGTCTCGAATTTCGCGACGATGGCCAACACGATGAACGTGCTGCGCCAAAGCTCGATCAACCTCGTGCTCGCGACGGGCATGACGTTCGTGATCCTCACGGGCGGCATCGACCTGTCGGTCGGCTCGGTCCTCGCCGTGTCCGCGGTGCTGGGCATGATCGCGTCGCTGCCGGGGCATGCGCCGGCGCTGTCGCTGCCGATCTTCCTGCTGGCGGGCCTCGGCATGGGTCTCTTGAATGGCCTGCTCGTCGCCGTCTTCAAGATCAATCCGTTCGTCGTCACGCTCGGCACGATGACGGCGCTGCGCGGCACCGCGTACCTGCTGGCCGACGGCACCACGATCCTGAACCGCGAGATCCCGACCTTCGAGTGGATCGGCAACGATTCCTTCGCGGGCCTGCCGTGGCTCGTGTGGGTCGCCGCCGCCCTCGTGCTGGCCGCGTGGTTCATCCTGCGCCGCACGGTGCTGGGCATGCACGTGTATGCGGTCGGCGGCAATCCGCAGGCGGCGCGGCTCACGGGCATCAAGGTCGGCCTCGTCCTCGTCTTCGTCTATGCGTTTTCCGGCTTGTGCGCGGGCACCGCGGGCGCCATGTCGGCCAGCCGGCTGTACGGCGCGAACGGCAACTGGGGTTCCGGCTACGAGCTCGACGCGATCGCCGCGGTGGTCCTCGGCGGCACGAGCCTGATGGGCGGCGTGGGCACGATCTGGGGCACCGTCACGGGCGCGCTGATCATCGGCCTGCTGAACAACGGCCTCACGATCCTCGGCCTGTCGTCGTTCTGGCAGTACGTGGCGAAGGGCACGGTCATCGTGCTGGCCGTGATGCTCGATAAATGGCGTTATCAACAACAGGCGAACTAA
- a CDS encoding AGE family epimerase/isomerase gives MLPDFHSRAALLQHIRHTRQFYDPRCVDPSGGFYHFYKDDGTVYDAHTRHLVSSTRFVFNFSMAWRQFQEPADRERVLHGLRFLRDAHRNPETGGYAWTLDWNDGQKRITDDTNHCYGLAFVLLAYAHALNAGVDEARAWLDETYDLMERRFWEPAHGLYADEASGDWSTLFPYRGQNANMHACEAMLAAFDATGDTKFLWRAETLAHNITVRQAALYGNLVWEHYNSDWSVDPDYNRDDKTNIFRPWGYQPGHLTEWAKLLLIMERHKDQMAGPSDWLLPRARQLFDAALTKAWDEKHGGIFYGFGPQDEICDADKYFWVQAESLAAAALLGARTGDQAYWTWYDRISAYSWEHFVDHEHGAWYRILGPANEKLTDEKSPAGKVDYHTMGACYEVLTVLTKD, from the coding sequence ATGCTTCCCGACTTCCATTCCCGCGCGGCGCTGCTGCAGCACATCCGCCACACCCGCCAGTTCTACGATCCCCGCTGCGTCGACCCGAGCGGCGGCTTCTATCATTTTTATAAGGACGACGGCACGGTCTACGACGCGCACACGCGCCACCTGGTGAGCAGCACCCGCTTCGTCTTCAATTTTTCGATGGCGTGGCGCCAGTTCCAGGAACCGGCCGACCGCGAACGCGTGCTGCACGGCCTGCGCTTTTTGCGCGACGCGCACCGCAATCCGGAGACCGGAGGCTATGCCTGGACCTTGGACTGGAACGACGGGCAAAAACGCATCACCGACGACACGAACCACTGCTACGGCCTCGCCTTCGTGCTGCTGGCCTACGCCCATGCGCTCAATGCCGGCGTCGATGAGGCGCGCGCCTGGCTGGACGAGACGTACGACCTGATGGAACGCCGCTTCTGGGAACCGGCGCATGGCTTGTATGCCGATGAAGCGAGCGGCGACTGGTCCACGCTGTTCCCGTACCGCGGCCAGAACGCCAATATGCACGCCTGCGAAGCGATGCTGGCCGCGTTCGACGCGACGGGCGACACGAAATTCCTGTGGCGCGCGGAGACGCTCGCGCACAACATCACGGTGCGCCAGGCCGCCCTGTACGGCAATCTGGTCTGGGAACACTACAACAGCGACTGGTCCGTCGACCCGGACTACAACCGCGACGACAAGACGAACATCTTCCGCCCGTGGGGCTACCAGCCGGGCCACCTGACGGAATGGGCCAAGCTCCTCCTGATCATGGAACGCCACAAGGATCAAATGGCCGGCCCGTCCGACTGGCTGCTGCCGCGCGCCCGCCAGCTGTTCGACGCGGCGCTGACCAAGGCGTGGGACGAGAAACACGGCGGCATCTTCTACGGCTTCGGCCCGCAGGACGAAATCTGCGACGCCGACAAATACTTCTGGGTGCAGGCCGAGAGCCTGGCCGCCGCCGCCCTGCTCGGCGCGCGCACGGGCGACCAGGCGTATTGGACGTGGTACGACCGCATCTCGGCCTATAGCTGGGAACACTTCGTCGACCACGAGCACGGCGCCTGGTACCGCATCCTCGGCCCTGCCAACGAGAAGCTCACGGACGAAAAAAGCCCGGCCGGCAAGGTCGACTACCACACGATGGGCGCCTGCTACGAAGTGCTGACCGTTCTCACGAAGGATTGA